From the genome of Flavobacterium ovatum, one region includes:
- a CDS encoding NADH-quinone oxidoreductase subunit A: MLTDQLNYIPILMQCLLAVGFVVGTIIVSGKLGPKRRSEIKDRNFECGIESVGNARIPFSVKYFLVAILFVLFDVEVIFLYPWAINFKELGIEGLIKMVIFMLLLLVGFFYIIKKKALDWE, from the coding sequence ATGCTAACTGACCAATTAAATTACATTCCAATATTGATGCAATGCCTACTAGCAGTAGGGTTTGTAGTTGGAACCATAATTGTTTCTGGAAAATTAGGACCAAAGAGAAGGTCTGAAATAAAAGACAGAAATTTTGAGTGCGGAATAGAATCCGTAGGAAATGCCCGTATTCCGTTTTCAGTAAAGTATTTCTTGGTAGCCATTTTGTTTGTATTATTTGATGTAGAGGTAATTTTTCTATATCCATGGGCGATTAATTTTAAGGAATTAGGAATCGAAGGACTGATTAAAATGGTAATTTTTATGCTTTTACTCTTGGTAGGTTTTTTCTACATCATCAAGAAAAAAGCATTAGACTGGGAATAA
- a CDS encoding cold-shock protein has protein sequence MRTGTVKFFNESKGYGFITDEETGKDIFVHASGINAEELREGDRVSYEEEEGRKGKVAAQVAVI, from the coding sequence ATGCGTACAGGTACAGTTAAATTTTTCAATGAGTCTAAAGGTTACGGATTCATTACAGACGAAGAAACAGGAAAAGACATTTTCGTTCACGCTTCAGGAATCAACGCGGAAGAATTACGCGAAGGTGACAGAGTAAGTTACGAAGAAGAAGAAGGAAGAAAAGGAAAGGTTGCAGCTCAAGTAGCAGTTATCTAA
- the aspS gene encoding aspartate--tRNA ligase: MYRSHNCGELNASHINTEVTLAGWVQKSRDKGFMNWVDLRDRYGITQLIFDEGRTEKTVFELAKTLGREFVIQVKGTVIEREAKNKNIPTGEIEILVTELNILNTALTPPFTIEDETDGGEDIRMKYRYLDIRRNPVKNSLLFRHKVSMEVRKYLSDLDFCEVETPYLIKSTPEGARDFVVPSRMNEGQFYALPQSPQTFKQLLMIGGMDKYFQIVKCFRDEDLRADRQPEFTQIDCEMAFVDQEDILNIFEGLTRHLLKEIKGVEVDKFPRMTYEHAMKTYGNDKPDIRFGMEFGELNEFAQHKEFPVFNAAELVVGIAVPGAGSYTRKEIDALIDWVKRPQVGASGMVYAKCNEDGTYKSSVDKFYDQADLANWAKITGAVAGDMIFVLSGPANKTRTQLSALRMELATRLGLRKPEEFAPLWVVDFPLLEFDEESGRYHAMHHPFTSPKPEDMHLLETDPGTVRANAYDMVLNGNEIGGGSIRIHDKETQQLMFKYLGFTEEEAKAQFGFLMDAFQFGAPPHGGLAFGLDRLVAILGGQETIRDFIAFPKNNSGRDVMIDAPSAIDSSQLNELHINLNVKK, translated from the coding sequence ATGTATAGAAGTCATAATTGCGGCGAACTGAACGCATCACACATAAATACGGAAGTAACCTTAGCAGGTTGGGTACAAAAATCTAGAGACAAAGGTTTTATGAACTGGGTTGATTTAAGAGACCGTTACGGTATCACTCAACTTATTTTTGACGAAGGTCGTACTGAAAAAACTGTTTTTGAATTAGCAAAAACCTTAGGTCGTGAATTTGTCATTCAAGTAAAAGGTACCGTAATTGAGCGTGAAGCTAAAAACAAAAACATTCCAACGGGTGAAATCGAAATTTTAGTTACAGAATTAAACATCCTTAATACAGCTTTAACTCCTCCCTTCACTATTGAAGATGAAACGGACGGTGGTGAAGACATCCGGATGAAATACAGATACTTAGATATTAGAAGAAACCCTGTGAAAAACAGTTTGTTATTCCGTCACAAAGTTTCTATGGAAGTGCGTAAGTACCTTTCTGATTTAGATTTCTGCGAAGTAGAAACGCCTTACTTAATCAAATCTACTCCTGAGGGAGCTAGAGATTTTGTAGTTCCTTCCCGTATGAACGAAGGACAGTTTTATGCATTGCCACAATCACCACAAACCTTCAAACAATTATTGATGATCGGTGGAATGGATAAATATTTCCAAATTGTGAAATGTTTTCGTGACGAAGACTTACGTGCAGACAGACAACCGGAATTCACGCAAATTGACTGCGAAATGGCATTTGTAGATCAAGAAGATATTTTGAATATTTTTGAAGGCCTAACACGTCACTTACTAAAAGAAATAAAAGGTGTTGAAGTAGATAAATTCCCTCGTATGACGTATGAGCACGCGATGAAAACCTACGGTAACGACAAACCAGACATTCGTTTCGGAATGGAGTTTGGGGAATTGAACGAATTTGCGCAACACAAAGAATTCCCAGTTTTCAACGCTGCTGAATTAGTAGTAGGAATTGCAGTTCCAGGAGCAGGAAGCTATACAAGAAAAGAAATCGATGCTTTAATTGACTGGGTTAAACGTCCTCAAGTGGGTGCATCTGGAATGGTGTATGCAAAATGCAACGAAGACGGAACGTACAAATCATCCGTGGATAAATTTTACGACCAAGCCGATTTAGCCAATTGGGCAAAAATAACTGGTGCAGTAGCAGGAGACATGATATTTGTATTGTCTGGACCAGCAAACAAAACTAGAACACAACTTTCTGCACTAAGAATGGAATTAGCAACTCGCTTAGGATTAAGAAAACCAGAGGAATTCGCACCTTTATGGGTAGTTGATTTCCCTTTATTAGAATTTGACGAAGAAAGTGGTCGTTATCATGCCATGCACCACCCATTTACTTCACCAAAGCCAGAAGACATGCATTTGCTGGAAACTGACCCAGGAACAGTGCGTGCCAATGCTTATGATATGGTATTGAACGGAAATGAAATTGGAGGTGGTTCAATACGTATTCACGATAAAGAAACACAACAATTAATGTTTAAATATTTAGGTTTCACCGAAGAAGAAGCTAAAGCACAATTTGGCTTCCTAATGGATGCATTCCAATTTGGAGCACCACCACACGGAGGTTTGGCATTTGGTTTGGATCGTCTGGTTGCTATTTTAGGTGGACAAGAAACTATCAGAGATTTTATTGCTTTCCCAAAAAATAATTCAGGAAGAGACGTTATGATTGATGCTCCATCAGCAATTGATAGTTCACAATTAAACGAGTTACATATTAATTTAAATGTAAAAAAATAA
- a CDS encoding membrane-binding protein has product MKKYIIITLMLVSGILFSQNIQPKLEAVNKMVKATYYHDNGGVMQEGFFKNGKLQGEWISYDETGNKTAIANYDQGKKVGKWFHWNRSSLNEVDYSNNRIASVKNWKREAIADDN; this is encoded by the coding sequence ATGAAAAAATATATAATAATTACACTAATGTTAGTTTCGGGAATATTATTCTCTCAAAATATTCAACCTAAGTTGGAAGCCGTAAATAAGATGGTGAAAGCTACTTATTATCATGATAATGGGGGAGTTATGCAAGAAGGATTCTTTAAAAACGGGAAACTTCAAGGTGAATGGATTTCCTATGATGAGACAGGGAATAAAACGGCAATTGCCAATTATGATCAAGGAAAAAAAGTAGGTAAGTGGTTTCACTGGAACCGTAGTTCTTTGAATGAAGTTGATTATTCAAATAATAGAATTGCTTCTGTGAAAAACTGGAAAAGAGAGGCTATTGCTGATGATAACTAA